A part of Paenibacillus sp. 481 genomic DNA contains:
- a CDS encoding substrate-binding domain-containing protein, which translates to MTESVSYTVQDIAQLLKVSKLTVYDLIKKGELPAYRVGKQMRVDSDTLEAYKQRGRKGSTRVTTATQMSSRYQQANHAQQPSASVASASADASTQSLVSTFTGSPLVITGQDICLDLLSRHLEKQANGVRPLRSFAGSMEGLFAMFRGDAHIVSTHLFDGETGEYNLPYIRSILVGFPFMVIHVAKRTAGLFVQKGNPLAIQGWNDLSKSGLRLVNRERGAGARVLLDEQLRLHRIDPQLIIGYDHTESSHLAVASCIASGQADVGVGMEKAALAVGLDFVPLIQEQYELVVLKQPEHLRWIECLLDMLRSDYFRQELQAIGGYDTTNMGQIRLEA; encoded by the coding sequence ATGACCGAATCGGTTTCCTATACCGTGCAAGATATTGCCCAACTGTTGAAAGTATCGAAACTGACCGTGTACGACCTGATTAAAAAAGGCGAGCTTCCCGCCTATCGCGTCGGCAAACAAATGCGTGTGGATTCGGATACTTTAGAAGCGTACAAACAACGTGGGCGCAAAGGATCTACTAGAGTAACAACAGCAACACAGATGAGCTCACGCTATCAGCAAGCTAATCACGCTCAACAGCCGTCAGCGTCAGTAGCGTCAGCATCTGCGGATGCATCCACGCAATCGTTAGTAAGCACATTCACAGGGTCGCCTTTAGTCATTACGGGGCAAGATATTTGCCTTGACTTACTGTCGCGTCATTTGGAGAAGCAAGCGAATGGGGTTCGGCCGCTGCGCTCGTTTGCTGGTAGTATGGAAGGCCTTTTTGCTATGTTTCGCGGGGATGCTCATATCGTGAGCACGCATTTATTCGATGGCGAGACAGGGGAATACAATTTGCCCTACATCCGTAGCATTCTCGTTGGATTTCCGTTTATGGTCATTCATGTAGCCAAGCGAACAGCAGGTTTATTTGTGCAAAAAGGAAATCCGCTTGCGATCCAAGGTTGGAACGATTTGTCCAAATCAGGGCTGCGACTCGTGAATCGCGAGCGAGGCGCAGGCGCGCGAGTATTGCTAGACGAGCAGTTGCGTTTACATCGTATCGATCCACAGTTGATTATCGGCTACGATCATACGGAAAGCTCGCATTTGGCAGTCGCAAGCTGCATTGCTAGTGGACAAGCAGATGTCGGTGTCGGTATGGAAAAGGCAGCGCTCGCTGTTGGGTTAGATTTTGTGCCGCTCATTCAAGAGCAGTATGAACTTGTCGTGCTGAAGCAGCCAGAACATTTGCGCTGGATAGAGTGTTTGTTGGACATGCTGCGCTCGGACTATTTTCGCCAAGAACTGCAAGCTATTGGTGGGTACGATACAACGAACATGGGGCAAATTCGATTGGAAGCTTGA
- the modA gene encoding molybdate ABC transporter substrate-binding protein → MNVSTRPFQHGSQKRQHRSVAWVTLLVLALVGVIVGCGAPSSSSSSATSSTTPSSPASTSVHSDQSDQKPAAQTELTISAAASLRDALQELEQQYESKHPHIMLKLNFGASGALQKQIEQGAPTDMFISAGKKQMDALLESNLIDDKWQRPLLQNDLVVIVPQDRKAEAAWSKLDSLEGDLVKRIAIGAPDSVPAGSYAKQALEHAGLWDKLNSKFVLTKDVRQVLSYVETGNVDAGFVYRTDALTSKKAAIAHTVDAASHKPIVYPIGIVKATANQAEVQQWYEFLLSDTAKTVFERHGFRTAE, encoded by the coding sequence ATGAATGTATCAACACGCCCGTTTCAACATGGAAGCCAGAAAAGACAGCATCGTTCTGTTGCTTGGGTCACCTTGCTCGTCCTTGCACTTGTAGGAGTCATCGTAGGGTGTGGCGCACCTTCAAGCTCATCTTCCAGCGCTACTTCAAGCACTACTCCTAGTTCTCCTGCTAGCACTTCGGTGCATTCGGATCAAAGCGATCAGAAACCTGCGGCCCAAACGGAGCTCACGATCTCCGCCGCCGCTAGTTTGCGTGATGCGCTGCAAGAGTTGGAGCAGCAATATGAAAGCAAGCATCCGCACATTATGTTGAAGTTGAACTTTGGCGCCTCTGGTGCCCTGCAAAAGCAAATTGAGCAAGGCGCACCGACAGATATGTTTATTTCAGCTGGAAAGAAGCAAATGGATGCCCTTCTGGAGAGCAACCTTATTGATGACAAATGGCAGCGGCCGCTACTGCAAAATGATCTCGTCGTTATTGTGCCGCAAGACCGCAAGGCTGAGGCCGCTTGGAGCAAGCTTGATTCGCTGGAAGGCGACCTTGTAAAGCGCATTGCCATTGGTGCGCCTGACAGCGTTCCGGCAGGTTCATATGCCAAACAAGCGTTGGAGCATGCCGGTTTGTGGGACAAACTAAATTCTAAGTTCGTGCTGACGAAAGATGTACGGCAAGTGTTGTCTTACGTCGAGACGGGCAATGTCGATGCGGGGTTCGTCTATCGCACGGACGCGCTTACTTCTAAGAAAGCGGCTATCGCCCACACGGTCGATGCTGCGTCGCACAAGCCGATTGTGTACCCAATCGGGATTGTGAAGGCAACGGCTAATCAGGCGGAAGTGCAGCAGTGGTATGAATTTTTGCTTAGTGATACTGCCAAAACAGTGTTCGAGCGCCACGGTTTCCGCACGGCTGAGTAG
- a CDS encoding polysaccharide deacetylase family protein, with product MNKRWRKKWKLRALRMWCTSLLVVGTWNLIDLSFLNMNQVSYASALPAVPLQQSHATSLQLNERQPFSLSQAVATANKHNKQNEAGKTGKSSQTGSKATSSHQQKIVYLTFDDGPSKHTKDVLDILENEKVPATFYVLGQQVERNPDLVERIVSDGHALGNHTYDHNYKELYSDFSHFWSQVQQTGQAIENITGSEPLLVRAPGGTYANFDQQYFDLLARAGYVVFDWNVDSADSRRRGVPASEIIAAVKKGVLLPHTVVLMHDSGGHGETVKALPAIIKYYKDKGYTFAKMTPTMKPVQFRVANTAGWGRTPVSAAWIAEHVKTKPQAKQLVDKQTKEKKETKETKETKESKESKPTKVVQPTGVAQLVIQTDQGDIRFAPNQFKTVNEQTYVPLRQLIEQLGGQVGLDSETNLLQIEWNEQTYVLDVTGNTIEQQQPTEGALRQALDIQAESEVVWVSLRQMLRVLKVELNTYELTTVTP from the coding sequence ATGAACAAACGTTGGCGAAAAAAATGGAAGCTACGCGCGCTTCGCATGTGGTGTACGAGTTTGTTAGTAGTGGGTACATGGAATTTGATTGACCTCTCCTTTTTAAACATGAATCAAGTCAGCTATGCTTCAGCCCTTCCCGCAGTACCACTGCAACAATCACATGCCACATCACTTCAGTTAAACGAACGACAGCCGTTTTCATTATCGCAAGCGGTCGCAACAGCTAATAAACACAACAAGCAGAATGAAGCAGGCAAGACAGGTAAGAGCAGCCAAACTGGCAGCAAGGCCACATCCTCACACCAGCAAAAGATCGTCTACCTTACCTTTGATGATGGACCGAGTAAGCATACAAAAGATGTTCTCGACATTTTGGAAAATGAGAAAGTTCCTGCGACATTCTATGTACTAGGCCAGCAAGTAGAGCGTAATCCAGATCTTGTAGAGCGCATCGTAAGCGATGGGCATGCACTTGGCAATCATACCTATGACCATAATTATAAAGAGTTATATAGCGACTTTAGTCATTTTTGGAGTCAAGTTCAGCAAACCGGACAGGCAATCGAAAATATAACGGGCAGCGAGCCGCTACTTGTACGGGCTCCAGGCGGAACGTATGCCAACTTTGATCAGCAGTACTTCGATCTGTTGGCTAGAGCGGGATATGTCGTCTTCGACTGGAACGTAGACAGCGCGGATTCTCGCCGTCGTGGTGTTCCTGCTAGTGAAATCATTGCAGCTGTGAAAAAAGGTGTCCTGCTACCCCATACGGTCGTGCTTATGCATGATAGCGGTGGTCACGGTGAGACAGTAAAGGCACTGCCAGCGATTATCAAATATTACAAAGACAAAGGCTATACCTTTGCAAAAATGACGCCGACGATGAAGCCCGTGCAGTTTCGCGTGGCAAACACAGCGGGGTGGGGGCGGACGCCTGTATCGGCAGCATGGATCGCTGAACATGTGAAGACTAAGCCACAAGCAAAGCAATTGGTAGACAAGCAAACAAAAGAAAAGAAAGAAACAAAAGAAACAAAAGAGACGAAAGAGTCGAAAGAATCGAAGCCCACTAAAGTGGTACAGCCAACGGGTGTAGCACAGTTGGTCATTCAGACCGATCAAGGCGACATTCGCTTTGCGCCAAATCAATTCAAGACCGTGAACGAACAGACGTACGTCCCGCTGCGTCAACTCATAGAGCAATTGGGAGGGCAAGTCGGGTTGGACAGCGAGACGAATTTGCTTCAGATTGAGTGGAACGAGCAAACGTACGTCTTAGATGTCACGGGCAACACGATCGAACAGCAGCAGCCGACAGAAGGAGCATTGCGGCAAGCACTAGACATTCAAGCTGAATCGGAAGTTGTGTGGGTATCGTTGCGGCAAATGTTGCGTGTACTAAAGGTGGAGTTGAATACGTACGAACTGACGACAGTAACGCCATAA
- a CDS encoding transglutaminase-like domain-containing protein, translated as MQTLNSPWKDHSSPFKVHCRRLGFSILLFALFVEWFVPLFELGKRIDFHQVAPVTIAVGLFLAIGLVVRNPVWSVLFRVVVMFMTTAWMFGIYRIPHVSGDSDVQGFLWFLSSALVAVKIGAQSILTAFVEDIQHGVNGNWLHTSGETRTILLLAGWAMLTASVQALMFNRHTVSFFAITTILYLFGLQWGFGIDVADNVLRAFCWGMLLSAWLHLDERRQQDTGQRHTWEQAHRQPVRWLVGMIVVTAGVAGSGAILLQMDRGVEQQPLLPLQEWVSNLKQSGSYSALATNAFGINMSGTRMPNRANDAERAAIAFSGYSNNDSSLGMPVKEDNRVLFRATTPEPTYWRAESKSVYTGRGWEYGQSGVTRVKAADSLLQEGVQQHKVQQVRQRIIWVDWEPTIPLVFGGRVERLAPASAAKLNTLLYDAAAERWTVDSAAAQSNADIANRTGHAAEASNTSNNSNTSNMSRAGNTSGMGDASKVGNTSEVGNTGRMGDTGKVGNTSEVGNAGNVSKADNANDMGNTSNAGNAIDAGSASNQAKSQTLEYEYVTQVVRHDIERLHQSSTLSAAVDPIEKAPIREQGLALPSTLPERVRELARRVTFGAGSRYEQVQRVQHFLQRQYTYTMSGSSVPPQGSDFVDHFLFDQRQGYCTHFSSAMVVMLRTQGVPARWVKGFAPGEAEAPGQYAVRAANAHAWVEVYFPQAGWIAFEATPNAEWSNHNGTSAISSSNATRLPDMSSISNQSDTTSRTSSSNDSNVSNVSNVTTDLNEPPARLGKLSSDVITLASSDHFSVISGSGVSNSKAAVAFEAAKSFLMTEIKAQHALPERPTWYEQLVQPFHATLQLARKVAGEIQVAADYMKREWAALLGLVSAMLLVLATYVSMQLRRRDKPERALRRLLRKQAQENPASPQRILRLGEAAWCLIETRYGARAVGMTLLEYAQQVGERIESEQMIQAGKSKQVQHHAALLPLNKRQIVQFATDCEALLFAGPSGTRLARQRFVYGCECIMKHCTS; from the coding sequence ATGCAGACGCTCAACAGCCCATGGAAAGATCACTCTAGCCCATTTAAGGTGCATTGTAGGCGGTTAGGCTTCTCTATCTTGTTATTTGCTCTATTCGTAGAGTGGTTCGTGCCGTTATTTGAGCTTGGCAAACGAATCGATTTTCACCAAGTTGCTCCGGTGACGATTGCGGTCGGCCTATTTTTGGCGATAGGGCTCGTAGTACGAAATCCTGTATGGTCCGTGCTGTTTCGAGTGGTCGTTATGTTCATGACGACAGCTTGGATGTTCGGCATTTATCGTATTCCGCATGTTTCGGGTGATAGTGATGTGCAAGGTTTCTTGTGGTTTCTGTCTTCCGCGTTGGTAGCCGTCAAAATAGGTGCGCAGTCGATTCTTACTGCATTTGTTGAGGATATACAACATGGGGTAAATGGGAATTGGTTGCATACGAGTGGCGAAACACGAACAATACTGCTGCTCGCCGGCTGGGCAATGTTGACCGCGTCCGTGCAGGCGCTTATGTTTAACCGCCATACCGTCTCTTTTTTTGCAATTACGACTATTCTTTACTTGTTCGGTTTGCAGTGGGGGTTTGGTATTGATGTGGCAGACAACGTGCTGCGGGCTTTTTGCTGGGGTATGCTGCTGTCTGCTTGGTTGCATTTAGACGAACGGCGGCAGCAAGATACGGGCCAGCGTCATACGTGGGAGCAAGCGCATCGCCAGCCTGTTCGGTGGCTCGTTGGTATGATTGTAGTAACAGCAGGGGTTGCTGGGAGTGGTGCGATTTTATTGCAAATGGACCGTGGAGTGGAGCAGCAACCGTTGCTACCGTTACAGGAGTGGGTATCGAATCTAAAGCAGAGTGGTTCATATTCTGCTTTGGCGACGAACGCATTTGGAATAAATATGTCTGGGACAAGGATGCCCAACCGTGCGAATGATGCTGAACGTGCAGCTATAGCTTTTTCGGGATATAGCAATAACGATTCGAGCTTAGGTATGCCTGTTAAGGAGGATAACCGAGTATTGTTCCGCGCGACAACACCTGAGCCGACCTATTGGCGGGCAGAGTCGAAGTCGGTTTATACGGGGCGTGGCTGGGAGTATGGTCAGTCGGGGGTTACGCGGGTGAAAGCTGCGGATTCGTTGCTACAGGAGGGCGTTCAGCAGCACAAGGTTCAACAGGTGCGTCAACGCATAATATGGGTCGATTGGGAGCCGACGATACCGCTCGTATTCGGCGGAAGGGTGGAGCGCCTTGCGCCTGCATCCGCAGCGAAATTAAACACGCTGCTTTACGATGCTGCTGCAGAACGTTGGACTGTGGATTCAGCGGCGGCGCAAAGTAATGCCGACATTGCGAATCGTACAGGTCATGCAGCTGAAGCAAGTAACACTAGCAACAACAGCAATACAAGCAACATGAGTAGGGCGGGTAATACGAGCGGGATGGGCGATGCAAGTAAGGTAGGCAATACAAGCGAGGTAGGCAATACGGGCAGGATGGGCGATACAGGTAAGGTAGGTAATACAAGCGAGGTAGGCAATGCAGGAAATGTAAGCAAGGCAGATAATGCAAATGACATGGGCAATACAAGCAATGCAGGTAATGCAATTGACGCGGGCAGTGCAAGCAATCAAGCAAAAAGTCAGACGCTAGAGTATGAATACGTGACGCAAGTTGTTCGCCACGATATAGAGCGACTTCATCAGAGTTCTACTCTGTCTGCGGCCGTTGATCCGATAGAAAAGGCACCAATTCGAGAGCAAGGTCTAGCTCTGCCCTCGACACTGCCTGAGCGCGTACGGGAATTGGCGCGAAGAGTTACATTTGGAGCAGGTAGCAGGTATGAGCAAGTGCAGCGGGTGCAGCACTTTTTACAGCGACAATATACGTATACGATGAGTGGCTCGTCAGTACCGCCACAAGGAAGCGACTTTGTCGATCATTTCTTGTTCGATCAGCGGCAAGGATATTGCACGCATTTTTCATCGGCAATGGTCGTTATGCTGCGGACACAAGGCGTTCCTGCACGTTGGGTAAAAGGCTTTGCGCCAGGAGAGGCAGAAGCCCCTGGCCAGTATGCCGTTCGTGCAGCCAATGCACATGCGTGGGTGGAAGTTTATTTTCCCCAAGCCGGATGGATTGCGTTCGAAGCGACGCCTAACGCCGAGTGGTCAAATCATAATGGGACTAGCGCCATTAGCTCGTCCAATGCAACTAGATTACCCGATATGAGCAGTATATCTAATCAGTCTGATACAACGAGTAGAACTTCTAGCTCAAATGACTCTAATGTTTCTAATGTCTCTAATGTCACTACTGATTTAAATGAGCCTCCTGCTAGGTTAGGCAAGCTGTCTTCCGACGTTATTACGCTAGCAAGCTCCGATCATTTTTCGGTTATTAGTGGATCGGGCGTATCCAACAGCAAGGCTGCCGTTGCATTTGAAGCGGCAAAGTCATTTCTAATGACCGAAATAAAAGCACAGCACGCGCTACCTGAACGGCCTACTTGGTATGAGCAACTCGTGCAGCCGTTCCACGCAACCTTGCAACTGGCTCGTAAAGTTGCGGGAGAAATTCAGGTGGCAGCAGACTATATGAAGCGTGAGTGGGCTGCCTTACTCGGGCTTGTGTCAGCCATGCTATTGGTGCTTGCGACTTATGTCTCTATGCAATTGAGGCGGCGGGACAAGCCAGAGCGAGCATTACGGCGCTTATTGCGGAAGCAAGCTCAAGAGAATCCCGCCTCCCCGCAACGGATATTGCGTTTGGGGGAGGCTGCGTGGTGCTTAATAGAGACTAGGTATGGAGCACGCGCAGTAGGTATGACTTTGTTAGAATATGCTCAGCAGGTAGGGGAGCGTATAGAGAGTGAACAAATGATCCAAGCAGGGAAGTCGAAGCAAGTGCAACATCATGCTGCGCTGCTGCCATTGAACAAACGACAAATTGTTCAATTTGCTACGGACTGCGAAGCCCTGTTGTTTGCAGGCCCTAGCGGAACAAGGCTAGCACGGCAGCGTTTCGTGTATGGCTGTGAATGTATTATGAAGCATTGCACTTCCTGA
- a CDS encoding AAA family ATPase codes for MSIVRDKNEVWTDLFAEHIWPKLLEQLGTVITGKDDTIRLAGIALLAGGHILLEDVPGVGKTMLAKGLARLVGGGFRRVQMTPDVMPADITGSMIWEPSTGGFRYSEGPLHANVVLVDELNRAPARTQSALLEAMEEGAVTIDGVTRPLPQPFVVIATQNPLSFAGTHHLPEAEMDRFMMRLSLGYPAIEAEAEMLLRQDDAGPLRRLRPLFVPEEWQLIRRRIRSIHLDPALSRYMADIAQQTRQHRAVALGVSPRGTLALMRAAQAHAFVSGRVFVIPNDIKAVAEAVLLHRIMLRPDARVGGATEASVLADVLRQSAVPSFAGREGLPYSVASVAAVQADARTSSAINAADVTSAANATSAANATSAANATSAANATSAANATSAANAASAANATSAANATMTKKNIWFGGFFR; via the coding sequence ATGAGCATAGTGAGGGACAAAAATGAGGTGTGGACTGACTTGTTCGCTGAACATATATGGCCTAAGTTGCTGGAACAGTTAGGTACGGTTATTACAGGTAAGGACGACACGATTCGTCTGGCTGGAATTGCCCTATTAGCGGGAGGTCATATCCTGCTAGAGGACGTTCCAGGTGTCGGCAAGACGATGCTTGCCAAAGGATTGGCTCGCTTAGTCGGCGGTGGCTTTCGTCGGGTGCAAATGACACCGGACGTGATGCCCGCTGATATTACGGGCAGTATGATTTGGGAGCCATCCACAGGTGGGTTCCGCTATAGCGAGGGACCGCTGCATGCCAATGTGGTGCTGGTAGATGAGCTGAACCGTGCGCCAGCGCGCACGCAATCGGCCCTATTGGAAGCGATGGAAGAAGGGGCCGTTACGATAGACGGGGTGACGCGTCCGCTGCCGCAACCTTTTGTCGTTATCGCTACGCAAAATCCGCTCTCCTTTGCAGGAACACATCATCTGCCGGAAGCGGAAATGGATCGCTTTATGATGCGCTTATCGCTCGGCTATCCAGCGATCGAGGCCGAAGCGGAAATGCTACTGCGGCAGGATGATGCAGGGCCGCTGCGCCGTTTAAGGCCGTTATTTGTGCCGGAGGAATGGCAGCTTATTAGGCGGCGCATCCGCTCCATCCACCTTGATCCGGCATTATCCCGTTATATGGCGGACATTGCCCAGCAAACACGCCAGCATCGTGCAGTGGCGCTGGGTGTTAGTCCACGTGGCACGCTCGCCTTAATGCGAGCTGCGCAAGCACACGCTTTTGTATCGGGACGCGTATTTGTGATCCCGAATGATATTAAGGCGGTAGCAGAGGCTGTGCTGCTTCACCGCATTATGTTGCGCCCTGACGCGAGAGTTGGCGGCGCAACGGAAGCGTCCGTGCTGGCCGATGTGCTGCGGCAATCGGCTGTGCCTAGCTTCGCTGGGCGTGAGGGGCTTCCGTATTCCGTTGCGTCGGTGGCCGCTGTTCAGGCTGACGCTAGGACAAGCAGCGCCATTAACGCTGCTGACGTGACTAGCGCTGCTAATGCGACTAGCGCTGCTAACGCGACAAGTGCTGCTAATGCGACAAGTGCCGCTAACGCGACAAGTGCCGCTAACGCGACTAGCGCCGCTAACGCTGCTAGTGCTGCTAACGCGACTAGTGCTGCTAACGCTACTATGACCAAGAAAAATATCTGGTTTGGAGGCTTTTTCCGATGA
- a CDS encoding LacI family DNA-binding transcriptional regulator, protein MATLKDIAHQAGVSISTVSRVLNNDNSRRISEETRQKVWHIAKSLNYDTSSTKRRGPIPKSRGEHVSDMKAVGCILSLPDNKYNHPYFSPILQGIETKLHEEGIQLAFIHTQAELESEAMRQALLQHRQLNGLICIEGLNRPLYDWFKQRVPLMIGIDVADPDIPVISYDRVNAARTAVQHLVDLGHRDIGFIGGEGLLGQLEREKRFRGYKLAMEEAGLELHPAWIINAKWEADQSYELMLHLLRTNDNYPTAMFCASDMMAIAAMRAVTELGLSIPQDVAFIGIDDIDFAKYSSPQLSSIHIPKFEMGYAAAKTLIDSMTNPFPFPFRMLLPFTLMGRQSTILGAPLR, encoded by the coding sequence ATGGCTACGCTTAAAGATATTGCACACCAGGCAGGCGTTTCCATTTCCACAGTATCACGAGTGCTGAACAACGATAACAGCAGACGTATTAGTGAAGAGACGAGGCAAAAAGTTTGGCACATCGCAAAATCGTTAAACTATGACACGTCCAGTACGAAACGTCGTGGGCCCATACCGAAGAGCCGTGGCGAACATGTTTCGGATATGAAAGCGGTCGGATGCATTTTGTCACTGCCTGATAATAAGTATAACCACCCTTATTTTTCTCCTATTTTGCAAGGAATAGAAACAAAATTACACGAGGAAGGCATCCAACTCGCCTTTATACATACACAAGCCGAACTCGAAAGCGAGGCTATGCGGCAGGCATTACTGCAACATCGCCAGCTCAACGGGCTTATATGTATCGAAGGGTTGAATCGGCCATTATACGATTGGTTCAAACAACGTGTGCCGTTAATGATCGGGATAGATGTAGCTGACCCAGACATCCCCGTCATTTCTTATGACCGTGTTAATGCAGCGCGAACAGCCGTGCAACATTTAGTAGACTTAGGTCACCGTGACATTGGTTTCATTGGTGGGGAAGGTTTGCTTGGCCAATTAGAACGCGAAAAACGCTTTCGAGGCTATAAATTAGCAATGGAAGAGGCAGGGCTAGAACTACATCCAGCATGGATCATTAATGCAAAATGGGAAGCTGACCAGAGCTATGAATTGATGCTCCATTTGCTGCGCACCAATGACAATTATCCAACAGCTATGTTCTGTGCAAGCGACATGATGGCGATCGCAGCCATGCGAGCCGTGACGGAGCTGGGGCTATCTATTCCGCAGGACGTAGCCTTTATCGGAATTGACGATATTGATTTTGCCAAGTACAGCTCACCACAGTTGTCATCTATTCATATTCCTAAATTTGAAATGGGCTATGCCGCAGCAAAAACATTAATCGACAGCATGACCAACCCATTCCCGTTTCCATTTCGAATGCTGCTACCGTTTACCTTAATGGGTCGACAATCGACGATATTGGGAGCCCCTTTGCGATAA
- a CDS encoding DUF58 domain-containing protein, giving the protein MKATLRWVLTLGACVWLAVLGWSRQSMLESFIATLLLLFIVYGLWLRLFALRDVRVVRRPMNEREGDDFAVHITIFARHRLTWITVTDVWERAGGDGGRWLCRRLLFLRGRRSVAYSCSFAGAPRGAYQLVSTELQTGDLFGWFVRSAKLPLDEGEAPVCVILPEGCATTSFAAQAVTHVGSHATPYAASHGSYARNTHAASIEQERHMEQKQAQLRSTAHFIQPNGDDSADHDRNQEYANGAPGMELQQYRPGNSWRSIDWRTYAKRRTLVVRVPEAGADVALHIIVDDRGWSDETCFTALPPNEVAYKLEQMEAVVSATADVIRTAMHDGIKVHMQWLSSGITLSGGWNALLALAVAGPKAKDAATWGKEPQSGSSSLHPNVRLAGRVVSVVASDASEHTGQQVQALMGNTPINQWVTVQLPPQHKVAVAATVAAESMPRTIEQDAAHFREDNEHSASALWMKGGAEFGYADAQQPMERSL; this is encoded by the coding sequence ATGAAGGCGACTTTGCGTTGGGTACTCACGTTAGGTGCTTGCGTATGGTTAGCTGTGCTTGGCTGGTCACGTCAAAGTATGTTGGAATCCTTCATCGCTACTTTACTCTTGTTGTTCATCGTATACGGTCTATGGTTACGACTATTTGCCTTACGAGATGTCCGTGTGGTGCGTCGGCCGATGAACGAACGTGAAGGGGATGATTTTGCCGTCCATATCACAATTTTTGCACGACACCGTTTAACGTGGATAACTGTAACCGACGTGTGGGAGCGAGCAGGTGGAGACGGTGGGCGATGGTTGTGCCGCAGGCTCCTTTTTTTACGAGGTAGACGTTCGGTTGCTTACTCCTGCTCTTTTGCCGGAGCTCCACGCGGAGCTTATCAGTTAGTTAGCACCGAATTGCAAACTGGTGATTTGTTCGGGTGGTTCGTACGCAGCGCAAAGCTGCCTCTAGACGAGGGAGAGGCACCAGTCTGTGTCATTCTCCCAGAGGGATGCGCAACAACATCATTCGCCGCTCAAGCTGTGACACATGTTGGTTCACATGCTACTCCTTATGCTGCTTCACATGGATCATACGCACGCAATACACATGCTGCTTCGATAGAGCAAGAGAGGCATATGGAGCAGAAGCAAGCTCAACTGCGATCCACGGCTCATTTTATTCAGCCAAATGGAGACGACTCCGCAGACCATGATCGCAATCAGGAGTACGCTAATGGTGCACCTGGAATGGAGTTGCAGCAATACCGTCCTGGGAACTCATGGCGTTCCATTGATTGGCGTACGTATGCCAAGCGGCGCACGCTTGTTGTGCGTGTACCTGAAGCGGGAGCAGACGTAGCCTTGCACATTATCGTCGATGATCGCGGCTGGAGTGATGAGACTTGCTTTACAGCGCTGCCGCCAAATGAGGTGGCGTACAAACTTGAACAGATGGAAGCGGTTGTGAGTGCGACAGCAGACGTCATCCGCACGGCGATGCATGACGGGATTAAAGTACATATGCAGTGGCTAAGCAGCGGAATTACGCTGTCAGGGGGCTGGAACGCGCTCTTGGCCTTAGCTGTTGCTGGGCCTAAAGCAAAAGATGCCGCCACGTGGGGCAAGGAGCCGCAATCGGGTTCGAGCTCACTCCATCCAAATGTACGGTTGGCCGGACGGGTTGTATCCGTTGTTGCTTCTGATGCTAGCGAGCATACGGGTCAGCAAGTGCAAGCGTTGATGGGGAATACCCCGATCAATCAATGGGTAACGGTGCAGCTCCCTCCTCAACATAAAGTTGCGGTTGCAGCAACAGTCGCAGCGGAATCTATGCCACGAACAATAGAACAAGATGCAGCACATTTCAGAGAGGACAACGAACATAGTGCTTCTGCTTTATGGATGAAGGGGGGAGCGGAGTTTGGATATGCAGACGCTCAACAGCCCATGGAAAGATCACTCTAG
- a CDS encoding helix-turn-helix domain-containing protein, which produces MQEPIHKKIGKNLQDIRKSRGLSLDQVSEMSGVSKGMLGQIERGESNPTISVLWKIVNGLRISFATLMEDSSPTVSVISVEELTPFKEEDGAYRAYPIFPFQQDKGFEVYSVVIDPGCSYTSEAHYEGVEEFIMVMEGELQVYVGGESYTLKPNLAMRFTADQQHTYENVTDRPIRYIALIHYPSANRT; this is translated from the coding sequence ATGCAAGAGCCGATACATAAAAAAATCGGAAAAAACCTGCAAGACATTCGCAAGTCACGCGGATTAAGCCTCGATCAAGTATCAGAAATGAGTGGCGTTAGTAAAGGGATGCTTGGTCAAATTGAACGGGGAGAGTCAAATCCGACGATCTCGGTATTGTGGAAAATTGTAAACGGGCTGCGCATTTCGTTCGCCACGTTAATGGAAGACTCGTCGCCGACCGTCTCGGTCATTTCGGTGGAGGAACTTACGCCATTTAAGGAGGAAGATGGTGCTTATCGCGCCTATCCTATTTTTCCTTTTCAACAAGATAAAGGCTTTGAAGTGTACAGTGTCGTGATTGACCCTGGGTGTTCGTATACGTCTGAAGCTCACTATGAGGGTGTTGAAGAATTCATTATGGTGATGGAAGGCGAGCTGCAAGTGTATGTCGGGGGTGAATCGTATACGCTGAAACCGAACCTTGCCATGCGGTTTACCGCTGATCAGCAACATACGTATGAAAATGTTACAGACCGCCCCATTCGGTATATTGCGCTCATTCATTACCCGTCCGCAAATCGCACATAA